A genomic segment from Planctomycetaceae bacterium encodes:
- a CDS encoding ATP-binding protein: protein MISRQADIDLVRSALKRSRIVALLGPRQCGKTTMARQFVPSSSLNYFDLEDPQGLARLSEPNIALRPLKGLVVIDEVQRRADLFPLLRVLADRKPLPARFLILGSASPELLKQSSETLAGRLETVPLEGFRLADLGKAAQGRHWLRGGMPLSFTARTEESSLVWRRQFLQTFLERDVPQLGITIPSVALRRFWNMIAHYHGQTWNGAELARALAVGESTVRRYLDLMTGVFMVRQLPPWVENLGKRQVKAPKVYIRDSGLLHALLGIGNRRDLELHPKVGASWEGYAVEELLKALRPDEAYYWATYGGAELDLLLFKRGRRIGIECKRIDAPVLTPSMRIAMTDLNLDQLIVAYPGEKRYVLAKNVEVVPLAELVDAG from the coding sequence ATGATCTCGCGTCAGGCCGATATCGATCTGGTGCGCTCGGCGCTAAAGCGCAGCCGCATTGTGGCGCTGCTAGGTCCGCGCCAATGCGGCAAGACCACTATGGCCCGTCAGTTCGTGCCGTCAAGTTCCCTTAACTACTTCGATCTTGAGGACCCGCAAGGGTTGGCACGCTTGTCGGAGCCGAACATAGCCTTGCGGCCGCTTAAGGGCTTGGTCGTCATTGATGAGGTACAGCGCCGGGCGGATTTGTTTCCGCTGCTGCGGGTGCTGGCGGATCGCAAACCTCTCCCGGCGCGGTTCCTGATTCTCGGTAGTGCCTCGCCGGAACTGTTGAAACAGTCTTCAGAAACGCTGGCTGGACGTCTGGAGACGGTGCCGCTGGAAGGTTTTCGCCTGGCCGACCTGGGAAAGGCGGCACAGGGGCGCCATTGGCTACGCGGGGGTATGCCGTTGTCTTTCACGGCCCGTACGGAAGAAAGTTCGCTTGTATGGCGTCGGCAGTTCTTGCAGACGTTTCTCGAGCGCGACGTGCCGCAGTTGGGCATCACCATCCCGTCCGTCGCACTGCGACGGTTCTGGAATATGATCGCTCATTACCACGGCCAAACCTGGAACGGGGCCGAACTGGCCCGCGCGCTGGCCGTCGGCGAGTCGACGGTGCGCCGCTACCTCGACCTGATGACGGGAGTCTTCATGGTCCGCCAACTGCCGCCATGGGTCGAGAATTTGGGAAAGCGGCAAGTCAAAGCTCCAAAGGTCTACATCCGCGACAGCGGCCTGCTGCACGCGCTGCTGGGGATCGGCAACCGGCGAGACCTGGAGCTTCATCCAAAGGTTGGCGCTTCGTGGGAAGGTTACGCTGTCGAGGAGCTCCTCAAGGCCCTGCGGCCCGATGAAGCTTACTACTGGGCCACATACGGCGGGGCGGAACTCGACCTCCTTCTATTCAAGCGAGGCCGCCGCATCGGTATCGAGTGCAAACGCATCGACGCCCCCGTGCTGACGCCTTCCATGCGCATCGCCATGACCGACCTCAACCTCGACCAACTCATCGTGGCGTACCCGGGCGAGAAACGCTACGTCCTGGCGAAGAACGTGGAGGTCGTGCCATTGGCGGAACTGGTGGATGCAGGCTAG